From the Candidatus Zixiibacteriota bacterium genome, one window contains:
- a CDS encoding prepilin-type N-terminal cleavage/methylation domain-containing protein yields MRRFRNLNRDRAGFTLIELVIIIVILGIIAGVAIPRYFDMVSEAKKSSCKGALGGLRSAISIWYGNEALTTGTAGWPAIDSLRTPGVVLMQAIPPNPYQVSTSAPDSIVTGVTKGVIVGTRGGWAYKPTTGEVWPNTNVASENQF; encoded by the coding sequence ATTCAGGAATCTTAACCGCGACCGTGCCGGGTTCACCTTGATCGAGTTGGTCATCATCATCGTCATCCTCGGTATCATTGCCGGCGTGGCGATCCCGCGCTATTTCGACATGGTCTCCGAAGCGAAGAAGTCATCGTGCAAAGGAGCCCTGGGTGGCTTGCGCTCGGCGATTTCCATCTGGTATGGAAACGAGGCGTTGACCACCGGCACCGCCGGCTGGCCGGCCATTGATTCGCTGCGCACTCCCGGTGTGGTTCTGATGCAGGCGATTCCGCCGAATCCGTACCAGGTAAGCACAAGTGCGCCCGACTCGATCGTGACCGGCGTGACCAAGGGCGTGATAGTCGGCACCCGGGGCGGATGGGCCTACAAACCCACGACCGGGGAAGTCTGGCCGAATACCAACGTGGCCAGCGAAAACCAATTCTAA
- a CDS encoding prepilin-type N-terminal cleavage/methylation domain-containing protein, giving the protein MRRAGEADKGFTLIELVIVIVLLAITAAVAIPVVGSIINSSKETATKDELRRIARALAGSTDDRDNGFEGDVGFLPSALADLVAKPDSVPVWNAYQHIGWNGPYVDATDNSYLSDAWGSAYVYAPGSRTISSVGGSDTITLGF; this is encoded by the coding sequence ATGAGACGTGCCGGGGAAGCCGACAAGGGATTCACGCTGATCGAGCTGGTGATCGTCATCGTGCTGTTGGCGATCACGGCGGCGGTCGCTATTCCGGTTGTCGGGTCGATCATCAATTCGTCCAAGGAAACGGCGACCAAAGATGAGTTGCGACGAATCGCGCGGGCGCTGGCGGGATCCACAGATGACCGTGACAACGGTTTTGAAGGCGATGTCGGATTCCTGCCGTCGGCACTCGCCGATCTGGTGGCCAAACCGGATTCGGTACCGGTGTGGAACGCATACCAGCATATCGGCTGGAATGGGCCGTACGTGGATGCAACCGACAACAGCTATCTCAGCGACGCGTGGGGATCCGCGTACGTTTACGCGCCCGGGTCCCGGACGATTTCCAGCGTCGGCGGCAGCGACACGATCACGCTGGGGTTTTGA
- a CDS encoding prepilin-type N-terminal cleavage/methylation domain-containing protein: MIVRRNQTGFTLIEILMVVVIIGVLSTVALRSVQNSMESARVNETQDEMQALAHAIAGNAELYANGFRSDFGYVGDVGALPVALDNLVTNPGGYSTWNGPYIGRRFTEDSDGYKKDAWGNTYTFSGGITIASTGGGVTPLTKNVASAATDLTTTPVAGTLTDAAGNPPGDSSVAVSITITYPDGSGGTTTATANPNGGGSFSLSTIPVGNHQVYAVYRATDDTVFAVASTLPRSGATVGLRLPGAVFAPTGGGVGGIEYVAGTAATSGASDEDLNFSITNTSSAGIVVQWMVLTYSPSVHYRRIRWNGTSVFNETNPRASSGDTAPFTSPQSINAGAIIPIKVQDFQDAPTGGSNTSVEGVTFTIEFSSGESISFTTP; encoded by the coding sequence ATGATTGTTCGGCGCAATCAGACCGGCTTCACCCTCATCGAGATTTTGATGGTCGTCGTCATTATCGGGGTTCTCTCGACGGTGGCGCTGCGCTCCGTGCAAAACAGCATGGAGAGCGCGCGGGTCAATGAAACCCAGGACGAGATGCAGGCGCTGGCCCATGCCATCGCGGGCAATGCCGAGTTGTATGCCAACGGGTTCCGCTCCGACTTCGGGTATGTCGGCGACGTGGGCGCTTTGCCCGTTGCACTCGACAATCTGGTCACCAATCCGGGGGGCTATTCCACCTGGAACGGACCGTACATCGGTCGGCGTTTCACGGAGGATTCCGACGGCTACAAGAAAGATGCCTGGGGCAACACATACACGTTCTCCGGCGGAATCACGATTGCATCGACGGGGGGCGGAGTGACGCCGCTGACCAAGAATGTCGCATCGGCGGCAACGGATCTGACAACAACACCGGTCGCCGGGACTCTCACGGACGCCGCCGGTAATCCGCCCGGCGATTCATCGGTCGCCGTCTCGATTACGATCACCTATCCGGACGGCTCGGGGGGCACCACCACCGCGACGGCCAACCCCAATGGCGGCGGCAGCTTCTCATTATCGACGATTCCGGTCGGAAATCACCAGGTTTACGCCGTCTATCGCGCCACCGACGATACGGTGTTCGCGGTGGCCTCGACCCTGCCGCGCAGCGGGGCAACCGTCGGCCTGCGGCTGCCGGGGGCCGTCTTCGCCCCGACCGGCGGCGGCGTCGGCGGGATTGAGTATGTCGCCGGCACCGCGGCCACAAGCGGCGCCAGTGATGAAGATCTTAATTTCAGCATCACGAACACCAGTTCCGCCGGCATCGTCGTTCAGTGGATGGTTTTGACTTATTCGCCGTCAGTGCACTATCGACGCATTCGCTGGAATGGGACAAGCGTATTCAACGAGACCAACCCGCGCGCGAGTAGCGGCGACACAGCGCCTTTCACCAGTCCGCAATCGATCAACGCGGGGGCCATCATCCCGATCAAGGTGCAGGACTTTCAGGACGCGCCGACTGGCGGCAGCAACACGAGCGTTGAGGGCGTCACATTCACGATCGAATTCAGCAGCGGCGAGTCGATCAGTTTCACGACGCCGTAA